In Armatimonadota bacterium, the sequence CGATCCGCCGACGCCCGTGCCCGACACCGCGCCGATGACCGTCCCGTTGCCGGTGCGCGGGCAGTGGTACCTCTTCCAGGGCGCGCACGGAATGTTCTCCCACCACGACGTCTGGGCCTACGACCTCGTGGTGGTGGATCCCACGCTGCACCCTTCGAGGGTTCGCGACAGCCGCCGGAACTCCGACTACTACGCGTGGGGCCGGTCCGTGCATGCGCCGGTGTCCGGCCGCGTGGTGCGGGTCGCCAACCACTTTGCGGACGGACCCGCAGGGCAGGAGAGCCCGCCGGAAGAAGAGGGCAACCACGTGCTCCTGGACATGGGGAGGGGGTACGGCCTGTACCTGACACACCTGCAGCAGGGAAGCGTCACGGTCGCGGCGGGAACCGAGGTGCGGGCGGGTGAGCGCCTCGGCCGTGTGGGGAACTCCGGACTCAGCGTCTACCCGCACCTGCACGTCGCTCTGGTGAGGTTGCCCGACGGGCGCCCGACGGTCCCGCTGGCGTTCGCGTCCGTGCGCGTCGGGCTCAATTCCGGCACCGACGACCCGTGGGCGCGCGACCTGGCTTCGTGGGAGCCGCGTGAGGGTTTCTTCGTACAGTCCCTGAGAAACGGACCTCGGTGATCTCGCCACGCGCGGGAGGCCCGCCGATCGAAGCCGGCGTAGGAATCCGTCCACCTGGGTCCTCGTTTCCTCGGTAGGGCCCGCAGACGAGGAAGACCACACCGGCCATGGAAGAGCACCACGTGCACCATAGGCCCGACCACGGTCAGACACCTCCGGCCGCCGCAGGCCAGCCCGATCACGCCGCGCACGACAAACACGCCGGCCACAGCCCGCAGATGTTCCGCGATCGGTTCTGGCTGAGCGTCCTGCTCGGGGTCCCGATCCTCTACTTCGACGCCCACATCCAGGAGTGGTTCGGGTACCGTGCGGCCCAGGTCCCCGGCGCGGAGTGGGCACAGCCGGTTCTGGGCACCGTGTTGTACCTGTACGGCGGGGGTGTCTTCGTACAGGGGGGCCTGCGCGAACTGCGCGCGCGCCAACCCGGCATGATGACCCTTGTCGGCCTGGCGATCAGCGTCGCGTTCGCCTACAGTCTGGGGGTGTCCGCCGGGTTGCTGCGGGGGATACCACTGTACTGGGAGCTGGCGACGCTCGTCGTCGTCATGCTGCTGGGACATTGGATCGAGATGGCGTCCGTCCAGGGCGCCGGACGCGCGCTGGAGTACCTCGCCGCCCTGCTCCCCGCGCACGCGCACCGCATAGTCGACGGCGACACGGAGGACGTCCCGGTGGGCGCGTTGCGAGTGGGCGACCGCGTGCTTGTGCGCCCCGGCGAGCAGGTCCCCGCCGACGGGATCGTAGTGGAGGGGGCGTCCAGCGTCAACGAGGCGTTTCTGACCGGGGAGTCGCGTCCGGTGACCAAGGAACCGGGCGCGGAGGTGATCTCGGGTGCGATCAACGGCGAGGGGACGCTCACCGTCGAGGTGCGGCGCACTGGCGAGGCGACGACGCTGAGCCAGATCCAGCGCCTGGTGGAGCAGGCGCAGCGCTCGCGCAGCCGTTACCAGGTATTGGCCGACCGTGCGGCCTACTGGCTGACCCTGATCGCGCTGGGCGGAGGAGCGCTCACGCTGGCCGCGTGGCTGTTGGTGGGGTCCGCGCCGGAGTTCGCGCTCACGCGGATGGTCGCGGTCATGGTGATCGCCTGCCCGCACGCACTGGGGTTGGCGATCCCGCTCGTGGTCATGAACGCCACAGCGCTGTCGGCGCGCAACGGCATTCTCGTACGCAACCGCGAGGCGTTCGAGAGGGCCCGCGACATCCGGACCGTCGCCTTCGATAAGACGGGCACGCTGACCGAGGGGAGGTTCCGCGTCCGCCGGATCTACACCGACGGCGTCGGAGAAGACGATGCCCTCGCGATCGCGGCGGCGCTCGAATCGCTGTCCGAGCACGGGCTGGCCCGCGCCGTCCTCAACGAGGCGCGCGGTCGCGGCGTGCCTGTGGGGCGCGGCGCGGACTTCCGGGCCATACCGGGCAAGGGGATCGAGGGACGGGTCGACGGCAGACCGTATCGGGTCGGCAGACCCGAGTGGGCCGACGAGATGGGGCTGGGACTCGGCGCGCTGCGCGGCGGACTGGACGAGGCCTCCGGGCGCGGCGAGAGCGTGATCGCGCTGATGGACGAGCGGCGCGTGCTGGCGCTGTTCGCGCTGGCCGACCGCGTGCGAGACGGCGCCCGGCGGGCCGTGCGCGAACTGAAGGACATGGGGCGCCAGGTCGTGATGGTCACGGGGGACGCCGAAGCGGTGGCCCGGACCGTCGCCGCGGAGTTGGGCATCGACACCTATCACGCACGGGTACTGCCGGAGGACAAGTCGAGGATCGTCGCACAGATGCGACAGCGGGGCCCGGTGGCGTTCGTCGGCGACGGCATCAACGACGCGCCCGCGCTGGCCGCCTCCGACTTGGGCATCGCAATCGGCGCCGGCGCGAACGTGGCCATCGAGTCCGCCGACCTGGTCCTGGTGGAGGACGACCCGCTCGACGTGGTCCGCGCGCTGCGGCTCGCAGAGGGCACCTACGCCAAGATGGTGCAGAACCTTTTGTGGGCCACCGGCTACAACGCGGTCGCGCTCCCGCTGGCGGCCGGCGTCGCCTACCGCTGGGGCGTGCTGCTTTCCCCGGCCGTGGGGGCGCTGCTGATGAGCCTGTCCACGGTCATCGTCGCGGCCAACGCGATGCTGCTGCGTCGCCTGCACCTGACCTGAGCGGCCGTCCCCCTGCAGGGGCCGCTTCTACCGGACCAATCCCGTCAGCCCGACGACGATCAGGTAGACGGCGACGATGTAGTTCAGCAGCCGCGGCGCGATCAGGATCAGGATGCCGGCGACGAGAGCGACGATCGGCTGAATGCTGGCGTCGATGCGCATCGGGCGACCTCCCGGGCGGTGCATCGGGTGGACCTACCAGAAAGGACGCAACGAGCGCCACTGGAGTTCGCAAACAGACGCCGCCCGGGGATCCCCGGGCGGCGTCGGCAGGGGAGGTCAGTTCTGGGCCTCGCTGGGCTGCAGCGCACCGCCGCGGAATCCCAGGTAGGCGGCCATCCCCACGATCAGGACGAAGCCCCAACCCAGCACCGGCACCACCGGGAGGGTCAGTCCGAGCACCGGGTCCAGCGCATAGGCACCCGGCCCGGCCAGTGCCACGGCGGTCGCGGCGGCGACGTTGACGAGCGGATACTCGTAGCCGTTGCGCTGGACCCACAGACCGTTGCGGGCGTGGACGGGTACGATCGCGGCCGCCATCACCGCGGCGATCAGCACGGAGCCGATGGGGTTGGCCAACCCCACCAACAGGAGCAGACCGCCGAGGAACTCAGCGGATCCCGCCAGTATGGCCCACAGCCGGCCCGGACGCATACCCATCGACTCCAGCCACTGCCCGGTGCCGGCGACACCGTGCCCGCCGAACCAGCCGAACAGCTTCTGCGCCCCGTGCCCGATGAACAGCAGACCGACAACGCCACGAAGGATCAACAAGCCGAGGTCCAGCACACCGCTCACCTCCTTAGTGCATTCGAATCCCAGGGAGAAGTACTTCCCGTCAGACCCCGGAGCCGGGGCCGGACGGGAGACGACGCATTACGCGGCGACCTGCACAGGAACCTTCCGCGGCAGCAGCTTCTGCTCGACCGGAATGCGGATCTCCAGGATTCCGTCCCGCCACTGCGCCTTCACCTGACCTGCGTCCAGACCCGAGGGCAGTATCACGGTGCGCTCGAAGCGCCCGTAGGGGATCCCGAGCATCACGACGTCATCCCGCGGCACCTCGAGCGCCTTCCGCTCGCCCCGGATCACCAGCGTGTTGCCGTGGGTCAGGACCTCCACGGCCTGTGGGTCCACGCCGGCCAGATCCGCCCGGACGACGAAGTGCCCGTCGGCGAAGTACGCATCCGTGGCGGGCAGAAACGTCGTGCCCGCAACCCCATCAGATCCGAAGATCCGGTCGACTAGGCTCGCGAGCTCCTGCTGGATCGCCGCCAGCTCCGCGAACGGATGACGACGCACCAGCATGGGCCACCACCTCCGTCGCACGATTTTTGGATCCCTCCGCTATGGAAAGCGCGGACACGCCCCGAGGGCGGCGCCTTCCGGGGCGCGGCACCACGTAAAAATCGAACAAAGACGTCGGGTCCCGGCGGAGGGACCCTTACGATCATCGCCCCTGGGAAGGGCGCCCTCCGGCCGCATCCATTTCTATAGAAACGATCCGGGGCGAAGGTTATTCCTGCTGCCGTCCGGGCCGCGGCCTGGCCGGCTGCGGGGGCGTATAGGGTACGGGGATGTATTCCACCGACGGGCGCCGGTGCCCCGCCTGCGGGTAGAGGGCCATCAGGCGGTGGATCTCCACCGGCATCTCCGTGGAGACCCGCAGCCCCAGCCGCTGGGCTTCGTCCACCGTGATCGGGTAGTCGTGCGTCCACCGGCCGCTGCTGAGTGCTTCGGCGACCGCGTCCGCTTGGTCTGCGGGCATCTTGTCGGCCACCAGCGCGCGCACGGTGGACCGGACCTGCTCCAGGGCCTTGGCCGCGATGTCGGCGAAGATGATCGTCTGGTCGTCCACCTCGTTGATGTTCTTGCGCTCGAGGACCTTGAGGATGGACGCGGCCGGATACTGACCGAGCTGCGGATCGACCGGTCCCAGCACGGCGTGCGGGTCCATCACGATCTCGTCGGCGCTGAGTGCAATCAGCGTGCCGCCGGACATGGCGTAGTGGGGCACGAACACCGTGACCCGCCCCGGGTGCTCGCGCAGAGCTCGGGCGATCTGCTCGGCCGCCAGCACGAGCCCGCCGGGCGTGTGCAGCACAAGGTCGATCGGCATCTGCGGCGGCGTCAGCCGAACGGCCCGCAACACCGCCTCGGAATCGTCGATGTCGATGTAGCGCACCAGAGGGAAGCCCAGTAGGCTCATCGTTTCCTGGCGGTGGATCATCGCGATCAGACGCGATCCGCGCTTGCGCTCGATCTGGTGCAGCAGCCGCAGGCGTGCGCTCTCCAGCCACCGGCGCTGCAGGAGCGGCTGCAGCGCCGACAGGATCACGAACAGCCACAAAGCGTCCAGGACCGACATCGCTCCTCCCGATCCGGGTAGGATGAGTATAGCAGAGGGCTGGGTTGCTTCGAACATCCTTTATGTCAGGAATATTGACAGTATCGATGACAAGGTATAGCGTGGGAACGGGTGAGTGGGAGCCAGGCACTGGAGCGCGTGGGGCCGTGGCGGATCGGACGCGGAGAACGGATTCGATGCCCGTCTACGTGATCAGCGTGGCGGCCGAGCTCGTGGGGCTGCACCCGCGCACGCTGCGCATCTACGAAGAAAAGGGGCTGATCCGACCCGCGCGGCGCAACCAGATCCGCCTGTTCAGCGATCGCGACCTGCAGCGGGTGCAGCTGATCCGCTACCTGACCCGCGAGGTCGGGTTGAACCTGGCGGGGGTGAAGCTGTTCTTGGAGATCCAAGAGCGTCACGAGGAGGTCGCGTACTGGATCCTGGGCAAGCGAGACGGCACAAAAGAGGGGAGGAGCCGACGATGAGCATTCTGCGCTGGGACCCGTTCGAGGAACTGAACGCGATGCAGCGGGCGATGGATCGCCTGATGCAGGAGTTCGGCCGCCCGGCTCCGCAGCGCGCGGCCGGCACGACCCAGCCGGTCGTCTGGCAGCCGGCGGTGGAGATGTACGAGACGGACAGCGAGGTCGTGGTGCGCGCCGAGCTGCCGGGCATCGATCCCAAGGACGTCGACGTCACGGTCGCCGAGGGCTCGCTGGTGATCAAGGCGGAGGCGAAGGCCGAGCAGGAGGAGCGTGGCCGCGCCTACCTGCGCCGGGAGTTCCGTTACGGCGCCTTCCTGCGGAGCCTGCCCCTGCCCGCCGAGGTGAAGGGCGACGAGGCCAGGGCGACCTACAAGGGCGGCATTCTGGAAGTCCGCGTGCCCAAGAGCGAGCGAGTCCGGCCGCGCCAGGTGAAGGTGCACGTCGAGTGAGGGACGGAGGGACCTACTCATGGCCAAGGTTGTCGGCATCGACCTGGGAACGACAAACTCGGTGATCGCGGCGATGGTCGGCGGCGAGCCGGTCGTGATCCCCAACCGCGAGGGAAGCCGGCTCACACCGTCGGTGGTCGCGTTCACCAAGACCGGGGAGCGCCTGGTAGGACAGATGGCGAAGCGCCAGGCGATCCTCAACTCCGAGAACACCGTCTACTCGATCAAGCGGTTCATGGGGCGCCGCTTCCACGAGGTCGAAACCGAGCGGAAGATGGTGCCCTACAAGGTGGCCGAGGGGCAGCACGGGATGGCCGTCGTCGACATCCCCGCCGCGGGGCGGACGTTCACGCCCGAGGAGATCTCGGCGATGATCCTCCAGAAACTCAAGGACGACGCGGAGGCCTACCTCGGCGAGAAGGTCGAGGCCGCCGTGATCACCGTACCGGCCTACTTCAACGACGCGCAGCGCACCGCCACAAAGAACGCGGGCGAGATCGCGGGGTTGAAGGTCCTGCGGATCATCAACGAGCCCACCGCCGCGTGCCTGGCCTACGGGCTGGACAAGAAGGGGTCGGAGACGGTGCTGGTGTGGGACCTGGGCGGCGGGACCTTCGACGTCTCGATCCTGGAGATCGGCGAGGGCGTCTTCCAGGTGAAGGCCACCAACGGCGACACGCACCTGGGAGGGGATGACTGGGACGAGCGGATCGTTAACTGGCTGGCCGACGAGTTCCGCAAGCAGCACGGCATCGACCTGCGCGCCGACCGCCAGGCTTTGCAGCGGCTGCGCGAGGCCGCCGAGCGGGCGAAGATCGAACTCACGACGGTCGTGCAGACCACGATCAACCTGCCGTTCATCACCGCGGACGCCACCGGCCCCAAGCACCTGGACATGGCGCTGACGCGCGCAAAGTTCGAGGAGCTGACCGCAGACCTGGTGGAGCGCTGCATCGGCCCGTTCCGCAACGCACTCAGCGATGCCAAGCTCAGCGAGCGCGACATCCACGAGGTGATCCTGGTCGGGGGCGCGACGCGCATGCCGATGATCCAGGAGCTGGTGCGCCGCCTGACGGGCAAGGAGCCCAACAAGGAGGTGCACCCCGACGAAGTCGTGGCCGTCGGCGCCGCCATCCAGGCTGGCGTGCTGGCCGGGGACGTGCGCGATGTCGTGCTGCTGGACGTTACCCCGCTGTCGCTGGGCATCGAGACACTGGGCGGCGTGATGACCGTGCTCATCCCGCGCAACACGACGATCCCTACCCGCAAGAGCGAGACCTTCACGACCGCCGAGGACGGGCAGACGCAGGTGGAGGTGCACGTGCTGCAGGGTGAGCGGCCGCTGGCGCGCGACAACCGGACGCTGGGCCGATTCCTCCTGGACGGCATTCCGCCGGCTCCGCGCGGCGTGCCCAAGATCGACGTCACGTTCGACATCGACGCCAACGGCATCCTGTCGGTGTCGGCGCGCGACATCGCCACCGGGCGGGAACAGTCGATCAAGATCACCGGCACGTCGACGCTCAGCAAGGAAGAGGTCGAACGCATGATCCGGGAGGCCGAAGCGCACGCCGAGGAGGACCGGCGCAAGCGTGAGGAGGCCGAGATCGTCAACCGTGGCGACGCCGTCGCCTACCAAACCGAGCGCCTGCTGCGCGATCAGGGCCAGGCGATCTCCGAGGACGAGCGCCGGCCCCTGGAGGCCAAGGTCAAGGACCTGCGCGAGGCGGTGCAGGCGCGCGACGTCAACCGCGTCCGCGCCCTAACCGAAGAGGTCCAGCAGATGACCTACAAGCTCAGCGAGCGGCTGTACCGCGGGGCGGCGGCCGGCGCGCCCGCCGGCGGAGCGGAGGCACCCAAGGAATCGAAGCCAGGCGACGACGTGATCGACGCCGAGTACAAGCCCAGTGACTGATGCCGGGAGGCTTGGGATGTCCGAACGCGACAGGTACGTCCTGCCAGACGAGCAGGCGGTGGAGCAGACAGAACCGGCGGCCCCAGCAGAGGTCGGCGACGCCGAACAGGCGGCACCCGTCGAGGAGCCCGTCGAGATCCCGGTGAACGTCGCCGGTCCTGCCGAGCCTGCAGCCGCCGCGGCGGAATCCGAAGAGGTCGCTTCCCTGCGGCAGGAAGTCGAGCGCTACCGGCAGGAGGCCGAGCGCAACTGGCAGCAGTTCCTACACGCGGCGGCCGACCTGGAGAACTACAAGAAGACCGCAGCGAAGGTGCAGCGCGATGCCGTGGACCGCACCCGGCGCCAGATGCTGCACGTGATCCTCACCGCCGTGGACAACCTGGAGCGTGCGATCCGCTACGCCGAGGCCAACGCGGACAACGCGGCTGTGGCCGCGATCCTCGATGGGCTGCGCATCACGCACCGTTCTTTGCTCGACAGCCTCGGCAACCTGGGCGTGCAGCCCCTTGAGGCGGCGGGACAGAAGTTCGACCCCGCCCTCCACGAGGCGGTAGCGGTGGCCTCCGCGGAGGAGACGGGGGCTGAGCCCGGCACCGTTCTGGACGTCGTGCAGCAGGGATATTTGCTCGGGCAGGAGGTTCTGCGGCCGGCGAGGGTGCGCGTGGCGCAGTAGGGCGTCGCCGATCGTCTGCGGCTCGCATTCATGGACTTCAAGGACTACTACAAGATCCTCGGTGTCGATCGGAAGGCCGACGCGAAGGCGATCGGCGCGGCGTTCCGGCGGCTGGCACGCCAGTACCACCCCGACGTCAACAAGGATCCCAAGGCCGCAGATCGCTTCAAGGAGATCAACGAGGCGTTCCAAGTCCTCAGCGATCCCGAAAAGCGCAGCCGCTACGACCAGATGCTCGACATGCGCGAGCGCGGCGTGCCGTGGGAGCAGGTCTTCGCACGCCCCGGTGCGGGCACCCGGGGCCAGCCCCAGGAGTGGACCGTCATCTTCGGAGAACCGGGTGGAGACCTGGGAGGTCTGGGGGGGTTGGGCGGATTCTCGGAGTTCTTCCGCCGCTTCTTCGCAGACCTCGGTGCGGCCGATCCGTTCGCAACGGCCCAGCGGACGTCGCCGTTCGGTCGCACCCAGACCATCCCCCGGCAGGACCTGACGACGACCGCCGAGATCACGCTCGAAGAGGCGTTCTCGGGCACCGAGCGGGAAGTGGAGATCGCCTCCGACGGTCGGCGACGCCGGCTGCGCGTGGCGATCCCACCCGGTGTCCGTTCGGGACAGAAGGTGCGGGTGCGCGGGGGTGCCGACGGCGCCGACGTGTACGTGCAGGTGCAGGTCCGGCCGCATTCCGTGTTCACGCGGGAAGGCGACGACGTGGTGTGCGAGATCCCGATCTCCCTGGCCGAGGCGCTGCTGGGCGCCGAGATCGAGGTTCCCACGCTCACCGGCAAGGCGAAGATGCGCATCCCGCCCGACACGCAAAACGGCCAGGTGTTCCGGCTGCGGGGCCAGGGCATGCCCAGGCTGGGGGGCCAGGGCCGCGGTGACCAGCTGGTCCGCGTGCACGTGGTGCTGCCGCGCGGCCTGTCGGCGGCGGACAAGGAGAAGATCGCGCAGATCATGCGGGCAAAGACCGAAAACCCCCGCGCCGGCATGGGCTTGAAGTAGCCGAGTCGGGTGATGGCCACAGCCGGTCGGTTCTTGTATAAACCACGGACGTATGAGGTGTCTGGATGCGTTTTGATCGACTGACCGAAAAGTCCCAGGAGGCGCTGGTCCGCGCCCAGGAGATCGCCAAGGAATCCGGCCATGGGCAGGTCGAGACCGAGCACCTGCTGGCGGCACTGCTCGAGCAGCCCGACGGCATCGTCCCCCAGGTGCTGGAGAAGGCGGGGGCCGTGACCTCACGGATCCGCGAGCAGGTGCGACAGGCGCTTGCGGTCCTGCCCAAGGTGCAGGGGGCCGTCGAGCTGTACGTCGGTCCGGGGCTGCGCCGCGTCTGGGACGCCGCCGAAGGCGAAGCGCAGCGCCTTCAGGACGAGTACACCAGCACCGAGCACTTCCTGCTGGCGATGGCCGATGCGCGCGAGACCGGTGCCGGCCGCATCCTCCAGCACAGCGGGCTCACCAAGGACGTCCTCTATCGGGCGCTCGTGGAGATCCGGGGTCGCCAGCGCGTCACCGACCCGCGGCCAGAGGGCAAGTACCAGGTCCTCGAGCGGTACGGGCGCGACCTCACGGAGATGGCCCGCGCCGGCAAGCTCGATCCTGTAATCGGGCGGGACGAGGAGATTCGCCGCGTCGTCCACGTCCTCAGCCGCCGCACCAAGAACAATCCGGTGCTGATCGGCGATCCTGGCGTCGGCAAGACGGCGATCGTCGAAGGGCTGGCCCAGCGGATCGTGCGGGGCGACGTCCCGGAGGGACTGAAGAACCGGCGGATCTACCAGCTCGACATGGGGGCTCTGCTCGCCGGCACGAAGTACCGCGGCGAGTTCGAGGAGCGTCTGAAGGCCGTCCTCAAGGAGATCGTCGACAGCGCCGGCGAGATCATCCTGTTCATCGACGAGATCCATACCGTGGTGGGTGCCGGCGCCGCGGAAGGCGCGGTCGATGCCGCCAACATGCTCAAGCCGATGCTCGCGCGCGGCGAACTGCACACCATCGGCGCGACGACCCTGGACGAGTACCGCAAGCACATCGAGCGCGATCCGGCCCTGGAACGCCGGTTCCAGCCGATCTACATCGACGAGCCGTCCGTCGAGGACACGATCAGCATCCTGCGCGGCCTGAAGGAGAAGTACGAGATCCACCACGGCGTGCGCATCACCGACGCCGCGGTGATCGCGGCCGCGACGCTGTCGCAGCGATACATCAGCGACCGCTTCCTGCCCGACAAGGCGATCGACCTCATCGACGAGGCGGCGGCCCGGCTGCGCCTGGAGATCGACAGCAAGCCGGCCGAACTCGACGAGATCGACCGGCGCATCATGCAGCTGGAGATCGAGCGCGAGGCGCTGCGGCGGGAGACCGACCCCGCCTCCGCCGAGCGGCTGCAGAAACTCGAAGCCGAACTGGCGCGGCTGCGCGCCGACAGCGAGGCGCTGCGGCGGCAGTGGGAGCGCGAGAAGGAGATCGTCCAGCGCATCCGTACGATCAAGGAGCAGATCGACCGGACGAAGGTCGAACTCGAGCAGGCCGAGCGGCAGGCCGATCTGGAACGCGCCGCGCGGCTGCGCTACGGGACGCTGCCGGAGCTGGGCAAACAGTTGGAAGCCGCCGAGCAGGAGATCCGCGCCCTCGGCAGCCAGCGGCTGCTGAAGGAGGAAGTCGACGCCGACGACATCGCCGAGGTCGTCAGCAAGTGGACCGGGATCCCAGTGAGCAAGCTGCTCGAAGGCGAGATGCAAAAGCTGCTGAGGTTGGAAGAGCGGCTGCACGAGCGCGTCGTGGGACAGGACGAGGCGGTCCAGGCCGTATCGGACGCGATCCGCCGCGCCCGCGCCGGCCTGAAGGATCCCAAGCGCCCGATCGGCGTCTTCCTGTTCTTGGG encodes:
- a CDS encoding heavy metal translocating P-type ATPase gives rise to the protein MEEHHVHHRPDHGQTPPAAAGQPDHAAHDKHAGHSPQMFRDRFWLSVLLGVPILYFDAHIQEWFGYRAAQVPGAEWAQPVLGTVLYLYGGGVFVQGGLRELRARQPGMMTLVGLAISVAFAYSLGVSAGLLRGIPLYWELATLVVVMLLGHWIEMASVQGAGRALEYLAALLPAHAHRIVDGDTEDVPVGALRVGDRVLVRPGEQVPADGIVVEGASSVNEAFLTGESRPVTKEPGAEVISGAINGEGTLTVEVRRTGEATTLSQIQRLVEQAQRSRSRYQVLADRAAYWLTLIALGGGALTLAAWLLVGSAPEFALTRMVAVMVIACPHALGLAIPLVVMNATALSARNGILVRNREAFERARDIRTVAFDKTGTLTEGRFRVRRIYTDGVGEDDALAIAAALESLSEHGLARAVLNEARGRGVPVGRGADFRAIPGKGIEGRVDGRPYRVGRPEWADEMGLGLGALRGGLDEASGRGESVIALMDERRVLALFALADRVRDGARRAVRELKDMGRQVVMVTGDAEAVARTVAAELGIDTYHARVLPEDKSRIVAQMRQRGPVAFVGDGINDAPALAASDLGIAIGAGANVAIESADLVLVEDDPLDVVRALRLAEGTYAKMVQNLLWATGYNAVALPLAAGVAYRWGVLLSPAVGALLMSLSTVIVAANAMLLRRLHLT
- a CDS encoding DUF3096 domain-containing protein, whose protein sequence is MRIDASIQPIVALVAGILILIAPRLLNYIVAVYLIVVGLTGLVR
- a CDS encoding DoxX family protein, producing the protein MLDLGLLILRGVVGLLFIGHGAQKLFGWFGGHGVAGTGQWLESMGMRPGRLWAILAGSAEFLGGLLLLVGLANPIGSVLIAAVMAAAIVPVHARNGLWVQRNGYEYPLVNVAAATAVALAGPGAYALDPVLGLTLPVVPVLGWGFVLIVGMAAYLGFRGGALQPSEAQN
- a CDS encoding Hsp20/alpha crystallin family protein, with translation MLVRRHPFAELAAIQQELASLVDRIFGSDGVAGTTFLPATDAYFADGHFVVRADLAGVDPQAVEVLTHGNTLVIRGERKALEVPRDDVVMLGIPYGRFERTVILPSGLDAGQVKAQWRDGILEIRIPVEQKLLPRKVPVQVAA
- a CDS encoding MerR family transcriptional regulator, which encodes MPVYVISVAAELVGLHPRTLRIYEEKGLIRPARRNQIRLFSDRDLQRVQLIRYLTREVGLNLAGVKLFLEIQERHEEVAYWILGKRDGTKEGRSRR
- a CDS encoding Hsp20/alpha crystallin family protein, which encodes MSILRWDPFEELNAMQRAMDRLMQEFGRPAPQRAAGTTQPVVWQPAVEMYETDSEVVVRAELPGIDPKDVDVTVAEGSLVIKAEAKAEQEERGRAYLRREFRYGAFLRSLPLPAEVKGDEARATYKGGILEVRVPKSERVRPRQVKVHVE
- the dnaK gene encoding molecular chaperone DnaK; this translates as MAKVVGIDLGTTNSVIAAMVGGEPVVIPNREGSRLTPSVVAFTKTGERLVGQMAKRQAILNSENTVYSIKRFMGRRFHEVETERKMVPYKVAEGQHGMAVVDIPAAGRTFTPEEISAMILQKLKDDAEAYLGEKVEAAVITVPAYFNDAQRTATKNAGEIAGLKVLRIINEPTAACLAYGLDKKGSETVLVWDLGGGTFDVSILEIGEGVFQVKATNGDTHLGGDDWDERIVNWLADEFRKQHGIDLRADRQALQRLREAAERAKIELTTVVQTTINLPFITADATGPKHLDMALTRAKFEELTADLVERCIGPFRNALSDAKLSERDIHEVILVGGATRMPMIQELVRRLTGKEPNKEVHPDEVVAVGAAIQAGVLAGDVRDVVLLDVTPLSLGIETLGGVMTVLIPRNTTIPTRKSETFTTAEDGQTQVEVHVLQGERPLARDNRTLGRFLLDGIPPAPRGVPKIDVTFDIDANGILSVSARDIATGREQSIKITGTSTLSKEEVERMIREAEAHAEEDRRKREEAEIVNRGDAVAYQTERLLRDQGQAISEDERRPLEAKVKDLREAVQARDVNRVRALTEEVQQMTYKLSERLYRGAAAGAPAGGAEAPKESKPGDDVIDAEYKPSD
- a CDS encoding nucleotide exchange factor GrpE → MSERDRYVLPDEQAVEQTEPAAPAEVGDAEQAAPVEEPVEIPVNVAGPAEPAAAAAESEEVASLRQEVERYRQEAERNWQQFLHAAADLENYKKTAAKVQRDAVDRTRRQMLHVILTAVDNLERAIRYAEANADNAAVAAILDGLRITHRSLLDSLGNLGVQPLEAAGQKFDPALHEAVAVASAEETGAEPGTVLDVVQQGYLLGQEVLRPARVRVAQ
- a CDS encoding DnaJ C-terminal domain-containing protein, whose translation is MDFKDYYKILGVDRKADAKAIGAAFRRLARQYHPDVNKDPKAADRFKEINEAFQVLSDPEKRSRYDQMLDMRERGVPWEQVFARPGAGTRGQPQEWTVIFGEPGGDLGGLGGLGGFSEFFRRFFADLGAADPFATAQRTSPFGRTQTIPRQDLTTTAEITLEEAFSGTEREVEIASDGRRRRLRVAIPPGVRSGQKVRVRGGADGADVYVQVQVRPHSVFTREGDDVVCEIPISLAEALLGAEIEVPTLTGKAKMRIPPDTQNGQVFRLRGQGMPRLGGQGRGDQLVRVHVVLPRGLSAADKEKIAQIMRAKTENPRAGMGLK
- the clpB gene encoding ATP-dependent chaperone ClpB produces the protein MRFDRLTEKSQEALVRAQEIAKESGHGQVETEHLLAALLEQPDGIVPQVLEKAGAVTSRIREQVRQALAVLPKVQGAVELYVGPGLRRVWDAAEGEAQRLQDEYTSTEHFLLAMADARETGAGRILQHSGLTKDVLYRALVEIRGRQRVTDPRPEGKYQVLERYGRDLTEMARAGKLDPVIGRDEEIRRVVHVLSRRTKNNPVLIGDPGVGKTAIVEGLAQRIVRGDVPEGLKNRRIYQLDMGALLAGTKYRGEFEERLKAVLKEIVDSAGEIILFIDEIHTVVGAGAAEGAVDAANMLKPMLARGELHTIGATTLDEYRKHIERDPALERRFQPIYIDEPSVEDTISILRGLKEKYEIHHGVRITDAAVIAAATLSQRYISDRFLPDKAIDLIDEAAARLRLEIDSKPAELDEIDRRIMQLEIEREALRRETDPASAERLQKLEAELARLRADSEALRRQWEREKEIVQRIRTIKEQIDRTKVELEQAERQADLERAARLRYGTLPELGKQLEAAEQEIRALGSQRLLKEEVDADDIAEVVSKWTGIPVSKLLEGEMQKLLRLEERLHERVVGQDEAVQAVSDAIRRARAGLKDPKRPIGVFLFLGPTGVGKTELARALAEVLFDDEEAMVRIDMSEYQEKHTVSRLVGAPPGYVGYEEGGQLTEAVRRRPYRVVLFDELEKAHPDVLNILLQVMDDGRLTDAQGRTVDFKNTVLIMTSNAGSHYLRDLDPDDAPAFELARVQVQDELRRLFRPEFLNRIDEIIVFRPLSRQQLERIVDLQIALLRRRLADLKIAIEVSPQAREYLAREGYNPDFGARPLRRLIQRSVENPLSRMVLAGELREGDRAVVDIRGGVIAIERREPVPA